From Weissella diestrammenae, a single genomic window includes:
- a CDS encoding glycosyltransferase has protein sequence MNLFVSENIFAFNSGTEHAQARRTRLFNEQGEKALYVTRDYNRFLDRDLHDIGLSSDQVLNMYDFFQGTTQVVRQEQNLRLIPELPLDTYHITGQGPNYSTLDRFGQQIARINVMPATVGLVNDITYNDRAGNPTIRENWDWRGFKSSIDTFHADGQVGVQRFLNQAEVPVLEVLHMNVNGQLFPTMWKLLDYQGKQWRFNTENELFVFFLEALTKQYPNSVLISDRRSLDGVISEVSGAGQKMAYFHDIHTPDAKKPRTGKPYPAYELALDQRKHAYDMILVPTKAQRDDLKARYPDLTVKAAPNTFVSADLLANNRARVDSGITNRVLYLGRLSPEKRPEDAIRALAALRKTVPDATLELMGYATDAEYEKKLQRLVAELQLTPAVIFTPYGHQAEVSAALSRAQILVQTSVGEGLGMNLVEGLSYGLPIVSYDINYTTNDTSIVEDGVNGFVVPNAAYGTLGAKVAIILQDAILAKQMKQASFDKAEAMTADKMFAEWQAVLG, from the coding sequence ATGAATTTATTTGTTAGTGAAAATATTTTTGCATTTAACTCTGGGACTGAGCATGCACAAGCACGTCGGACACGGTTATTTAATGAGCAGGGTGAAAAAGCATTGTATGTGACTCGTGATTATAATCGTTTTTTGGATCGCGACTTGCATGATATTGGATTATCTTCTGACCAGGTTTTGAATATGTATGATTTTTTTCAAGGAACGACTCAGGTGGTTCGACAAGAACAGAATCTACGCTTGATACCTGAATTACCTTTGGATACCTATCATATTACGGGACAAGGGCCAAACTATTCGACCCTTGATCGCTTTGGGCAACAGATTGCACGCATCAATGTCATGCCGGCAACTGTTGGCTTAGTCAATGATATTACTTATAATGACCGGGCAGGTAATCCAACCATTCGCGAAAACTGGGATTGGCGAGGATTCAAATCATCGATTGATACCTTCCATGCAGATGGTCAAGTTGGTGTCCAACGCTTTTTGAATCAGGCGGAGGTACCAGTTCTTGAGGTTTTGCACATGAACGTTAATGGTCAGTTATTCCCAACGATGTGGAAATTACTCGATTATCAGGGTAAACAATGGCGTTTTAATACAGAAAATGAATTGTTTGTGTTCTTTTTAGAAGCGCTAACTAAACAGTATCCGAATAGCGTGTTGATTTCGGATCGTCGCTCGCTTGATGGCGTGATTAGCGAGGTTTCAGGTGCTGGTCAAAAAATGGCCTACTTCCATGATATTCACACGCCAGACGCTAAGAAGCCGAGAACGGGTAAACCATATCCAGCATATGAATTAGCTTTGGATCAACGAAAACATGCTTATGACATGATTTTGGTGCCAACTAAGGCACAAAGAGATGATTTGAAAGCGCGTTACCCAGACTTAACAGTTAAAGCGGCGCCAAATACGTTTGTCTCAGCTGATTTATTAGCAAATAATCGTGCACGCGTTGATTCAGGTATTACAAATCGCGTCTTGTATCTGGGCCGTTTGAGTCCTGAAAAAAGGCCAGAAGATGCAATTCGTGCTTTAGCAGCCTTGCGAAAAACTGTGCCTGATGCAACGCTAGAATTAATGGGTTACGCGACTGATGCTGAATATGAAAAGAAATTGCAACGGCTTGTTGCTGAATTACAGTTAACCCCAGCGGTTATTTTCACACCTTATGGGCATCAAGCAGAAGTTAGTGCCGCGCTTTCACGAGCACAGATCTTAGTCCAAACGTCTGTTGGTGAAGGACTTGGCATGAATTTGGTTGAGGGCTTGAGTTATGGGCTGCCAATTGTATCATATGATATCAATTACACGACTAATGATACGTCGATTGTTGAAGATGGGGTCAATGGCTTTGTTGTTCCTAATGCAGCTTATGGCACATTGGGAGCTAAGGTTGCGATAATTTTGCAGGATGCAATCTTAGCAAAGCAAATGAAACAAGCATCGTTTGATAAGGCAGAAGCAATGACAGCCGATAAAATGTTTGCAGAATGGCAAGCAGTATTGGGCTAG
- a CDS encoding phosphatase PAP2 family protein: MKTQDFQTTAGERRVIGSLVLIGFIILGMATFFDQAVSGFLMNQRSIFGNIFQNYADTGAQTIVFVAMQIIAWVSFEHLKGDLTRYGVVLGALIFSFIEMLSALQDMLSYTFSMVSNLKQGIPMGVANNTSAVVNYPESLRWSLAIVLTLLLSMIFKIWVSRQDLATQTYLVQAALGGIVLVLVATTTINDMKTLWGRYRPYEMTTMGHLSNFTPWYHLNGANGHNSFPSGHTMSGWLYLYLTFFVPRQTVKWQLRLTWFGLAMGILTALSRVRIGAHWLSDVTVSSLLVGLMIVLISRVIQAHFVESNQSLLISR; this comes from the coding sequence GTGAAAACACAGGATTTTCAAACAACAGCAGGTGAACGACGTGTTATTGGTAGCTTAGTTTTAATCGGGTTTATCATCTTAGGAATGGCAACTTTTTTTGATCAAGCTGTGAGTGGCTTTTTGATGAATCAACGTTCAATTTTCGGGAATATATTTCAAAATTATGCCGATACAGGTGCACAAACGATTGTTTTTGTGGCTATGCAAATAATTGCATGGGTGAGTTTTGAACATTTGAAAGGTGATTTAACTCGATATGGCGTGGTATTGGGCGCGCTCATTTTCTCATTTATTGAGATGTTAAGCGCATTGCAGGATATGTTGAGTTATACCTTCTCAATGGTCAGCAATTTAAAGCAAGGAATTCCGATGGGGGTAGCTAATAATACAAGTGCAGTTGTTAATTACCCAGAAAGCTTGCGTTGGTCGCTTGCAATTGTGTTAACGTTGTTATTATCGATGATTTTTAAAATTTGGGTGAGCCGGCAGGATTTAGCAACGCAGACATATTTAGTTCAGGCAGCGCTTGGTGGTATTGTGTTAGTTTTAGTGGCCACAACGACGATAAATGATATGAAAACACTATGGGGACGGTATCGACCATATGAAATGACAACAATGGGCCATCTCAGTAATTTCACGCCTTGGTACCATTTGAATGGGGCCAATGGCCATAATTCCTTTCCTTCCGGGCATACGATGTCAGGGTGGCTATATTTGTATCTGACTTTTTTTGTCCCGCGTCAAACGGTGAAATGGCAATTGAGATTGACATGGTTTGGATTGGCAATGGGCATTTTAACAGCGTTGAGTCGTGTTCGAATTGGGGCCCATTGGTTGAGTGATGTGACGGTATCCAGTTTATTAGTTGGACTAATGATTGTGCTAATCAGTCGGGTTATTCAAGCGCACTTTGTGGAGTCAAATCAGTCATTGCTGATAAGTAGGTAG
- the mutY gene encoding A/G-specific adenine glycosylase: MEHWDQATIEAFRATLLTWYDQAGRKHLPWRQDQAPYRVMVSEIMLQQTQVETVIPYFNRFMAALPTVEALANAPEAQVLKLWEGLGYYSRARNLQKAAKYVVEQLDNQWPRTSATLQALPGIGPYTAAAISSISFGEVVPAIDGNQYRVFSRLLKIDADIAQAKSRQIFYDAIAPIVDPKRPGDFNQAIMDLGTSYMTAKNPDTINSPVRQFNAAYRDHVEANYPVKTPKAKPVKQLFVAEVIENEGRLLMAKRPATGLLADFWTFPLQEISTIEAIAGEQLTIKPVVHVFTHRRWEIWLVRRQQRGLQANEKMMSRDELQALSLPKVQHKLMDVLDSLDLDAN; this comes from the coding sequence ATGGAACATTGGGATCAGGCAACAATTGAAGCATTTCGAGCAACATTACTGACTTGGTATGATCAAGCGGGGCGTAAACATCTCCCGTGGCGACAAGATCAAGCGCCATATCGTGTCATGGTTTCTGAGATTATGTTGCAGCAAACACAAGTTGAGACGGTGATTCCTTACTTTAATCGCTTTATGGCGGCATTGCCAACGGTTGAAGCATTAGCGAATGCGCCGGAAGCGCAAGTATTAAAATTATGGGAAGGATTGGGGTATTATTCACGAGCCAGAAATTTACAAAAAGCGGCTAAATATGTGGTTGAACAGTTAGATAACCAGTGGCCAAGAACGAGTGCAACCTTACAGGCGTTACCAGGTATTGGTCCATATACAGCCGCTGCGATTAGCTCAATTAGTTTTGGGGAAGTCGTCCCTGCAATTGATGGCAATCAATATCGTGTTTTTAGCCGATTATTAAAAATTGATGCTGATATTGCTCAAGCAAAGTCTCGGCAAATTTTTTATGATGCGATTGCACCAATTGTCGATCCTAAACGTCCAGGTGATTTTAATCAAGCAATTATGGACTTGGGTACAAGTTATATGACAGCAAAAAATCCAGATACGATTAATTCGCCTGTACGACAATTTAATGCTGCTTATCGGGACCATGTCGAAGCCAATTATCCAGTTAAGACACCAAAAGCTAAACCTGTGAAACAATTATTTGTGGCTGAAGTGATTGAAAACGAGGGGCGGTTGTTAATGGCTAAGCGACCAGCGACAGGTTTGTTGGCAGATTTTTGGACATTTCCACTACAAGAAATTTCAACGATTGAAGCAATTGCGGGTGAACAGCTTACGATTAAACCTGTCGTTCATGTTTTCACACATCGTCGATGGGAAATTTGGTTGGTTCGACGTCAGCAGCGTGGCCTTCAAGCTAATGAAAAAATGATGTCGCGTGATGAGCTTCAAGCACTTAGTTTACCAAAAGTACAACATAAGTTAATGGACGTGCTAGACTCATTAGATTTAGATGCAAATTAA
- the yjeM gene encoding glutamate/gamma-aminobutyrate family transporter YjeM: MMIFSTIFGFSNTPIAFLQMGYASIIWYVVAAVLFFLPIGIMMAEYGAAFNQAQGGIYSWIEGAAGPKIAFIGTFMWMASWLTWLVATSSKIWIPLSTFINGSDQTQRWSLFGLNATQTIGILAVFWIIAVTFFASQGINWIAKVSSFGGIMMVILNGAFFLLSFFILFKTGFKTAEPIQGLTTFIHSPNLAFDSPVSMIGFIVFAIFAYAGMETMGGITDSMAQPKRDFPRGILIATAVIAILYALSIFLWGVSANWSQLLDDHDVNLGNVTYIMMHNLGVTFGQQLGLSTTMQTTIGSWFARFVGLDMFIVYVGSFFVLIYSPLKSFVLGTPKNLWPDHIVRLNKQGMPSNAMWYQAGVVIVLILAISFGGASARGFYNILTLMGNVSTALPYLFLVGAYPFFNLNEKIVKPYSFFKHRLSMWLVSGVSFFVLALSVLFTCLDPLLKHHWHDAFWTISGPVVFTLLAILLYRRRQRKMV; this comes from the coding sequence ATGATGATTTTTTCAACTATTTTTGGTTTTTCAAATACACCAATTGCCTTTCTGCAAATGGGTTACGCTAGTATTATTTGGTATGTCGTTGCCGCAGTGTTGTTCTTTTTACCGATTGGTATCATGATGGCGGAATATGGCGCCGCGTTTAATCAAGCACAGGGTGGCATTTATTCATGGATTGAGGGGGCGGCCGGGCCAAAGATTGCTTTTATTGGTACATTTATGTGGATGGCATCGTGGCTGACTTGGTTGGTAGCGACCTCGTCAAAAATTTGGATACCATTATCGACTTTTATTAATGGATCAGATCAAACCCAACGGTGGTCTTTATTTGGGTTGAATGCAACGCAAACTATCGGTATTTTAGCTGTTTTTTGGATTATCGCTGTGACTTTTTTCGCGTCACAAGGTATTAATTGGATTGCTAAAGTATCGTCGTTTGGTGGCATAATGATGGTCATATTAAACGGTGCCTTTTTCCTGCTTAGTTTTTTTATTTTATTTAAAACTGGATTTAAAACAGCTGAACCTATTCAGGGATTGACGACATTTATCCATAGTCCCAATTTAGCATTTGATTCGCCTGTGTCGATGATTGGCTTCATTGTTTTTGCGATTTTCGCATATGCTGGTATGGAAACTATGGGTGGTATCACGGACAGCATGGCACAACCTAAGCGTGATTTTCCACGAGGTATTCTGATTGCGACAGCAGTCATTGCCATCTTATATGCGCTATCAATCTTTTTATGGGGTGTCAGCGCCAATTGGTCACAGCTTTTAGACGATCATGATGTGAACTTAGGGAATGTAACCTACATTATGATGCATAATTTAGGTGTGACGTTTGGACAGCAATTAGGACTAAGTACAACAATGCAAACGACAATCGGGTCGTGGTTTGCTCGTTTTGTTGGTCTAGATATGTTTATTGTCTATGTGGGATCGTTTTTTGTTTTGATATATTCACCATTAAAATCATTTGTGTTAGGGACGCCCAAGAACTTATGGCCAGATCATATTGTCCGCTTGAATAAGCAAGGGATGCCTAGTAATGCAATGTGGTATCAAGCTGGTGTTGTGATTGTTTTGATATTAGCGATTTCATTTGGTGGTGCATCTGCACGTGGATTTTATAATATCCTAACACTGATGGGAAATGTGTCCACGGCTTTACCGTATTTATTTTTAGTGGGTGCATATCCATTCTTTAATCTTAACGAGAAAATTGTTAAGCCGTATTCGTTTTTCAAGCATCGTTTGAGTATGTGGTTGGTGTCTGGTGTGTCATTTTTTGTATTAGCATTGAGCGTGCTCTTTACCTGCCTTGATCCACTATTAAAACATCATTGGCATGATGCCTTTTGGACTATTTCAGGGCCAGTTGTGTTTACGTTATTAGCTATTTTGCTTTATCGTCGGCGACAACGTAAAATGGTCTAG
- a CDS encoding trans-sulfuration enzyme family protein, translated as MDFETRVMHSGIQEDATTGAINVPIYQTSTYHQQTLGGDAQYEYTRGENPSRFAVESVIAALEQGQAGFAFSSGMAAIHATMGLLQSGDHIVMANDVYGGTFRLVEKILKPLGITATMVDMADINIVSQAIEPATKMLYLESPSNPLLHVFDIKALSQLAHQHQLMMVVDNTFASPYNQTPITIGADIVIHSGTKYLGGHGDLLAGFVVVNSQKLADRIKFIQMSTGAVLSPQDSYLMQRSIKTLAVRMAKHNQNALELVAYLEQEVKVGRIYFPGLIDTADYEIAKTQMHGFGGMISIELQSGLDTKRFVEQLKIFKLAESLGGVESLIEVPAVMTHASIPRAIRIENGITDELIRISVGIESSQDLIRDMQQAFAGI; from the coding sequence ATGGATTTTGAAACACGTGTGATGCATAGCGGTATTCAAGAAGATGCGACAACTGGGGCTATTAATGTCCCAATCTATCAAACATCAACTTATCATCAACAAACGTTGGGTGGGGATGCACAATATGAATATACGCGAGGCGAGAATCCGTCGCGTTTTGCTGTCGAGTCAGTTATTGCAGCATTAGAGCAAGGTCAAGCTGGCTTTGCCTTTTCATCGGGGATGGCAGCGATTCACGCCACAATGGGATTATTGCAATCAGGTGACCATATTGTTATGGCTAATGATGTCTATGGTGGGACATTCCGGTTGGTAGAAAAAATCTTAAAACCGCTAGGAATTACAGCAACCATGGTTGATATGGCTGATATAAATATTGTTTCACAAGCGATTGAACCGGCAACAAAAATGCTTTATCTTGAATCGCCGTCAAATCCGTTGTTGCATGTCTTTGATATCAAAGCATTATCTCAATTGGCGCATCAGCATCAACTGATGATGGTGGTTGATAATACTTTTGCTTCGCCATATAATCAAACACCGATTACCATTGGCGCAGATATTGTGATTCATTCAGGTACGAAATATTTAGGTGGGCATGGTGATTTATTAGCTGGTTTTGTGGTTGTTAATTCGCAGAAATTAGCTGACCGGATTAAGTTCATTCAGATGTCGACTGGTGCGGTCTTGTCGCCACAAGATAGTTATCTGATGCAACGTTCAATTAAAACACTAGCTGTTCGCATGGCTAAACACAATCAGAATGCGCTTGAATTAGTGGCGTATTTAGAGCAGGAAGTCAAAGTGGGACGAATTTATTTTCCAGGGTTGATCGACACGGCTGACTATGAGATTGCTAAAACGCAGATGCATGGATTTGGCGGTATGATTTCAATTGAATTGCAAAGTGGGTTAGACACAAAGCGCTTTGTTGAACAACTGAAAATCTTTAAATTAGCCGAGTCATTAGGTGGGGTTGAGTCATTAATTGAAGTACCTGCAGTGATGACCCATGCGTCGATTCCAAGAGCTATTCGAATTGAAAATGGCATTACCGATGAATTGATTCGAATTTCGGTTGGCATTGAAAGTAGTCAAGATTTGATTCGTGATATGCAACAAGCCTTTGCTGGTATTTAA
- the murQ gene encoding N-acetylmuramic acid 6-phosphate etherase translates to MNEIDLAGLTTEQRNVKTMNLDELSVHDAAVIMNQEDQGVAVAVARALPEIEIAITKTIAAFQAGGRLIYMGAGTSGRLGVLDAAECVPTFGVDASMVIGLIAGGPSAMTVAVEGAEDDAQLGAQNLKDLQLQAQDIVVGIAASGRTPYVIGGLDYAQSVGAQTVSLALNRPSVIGTHAQTAIEIEVGPEFLTGSTRLKSGTAQKLVLNMISTLSMIGIGKVYKNLMVDVRPTNEKLVERAKQIIISATGVDYHEASVKLELAGGEVKTAIVMILTNSNRQEAEQKLVEAKGFVKRTL, encoded by the coding sequence ATGAACGAAATTGATTTAGCGGGACTAACGACCGAACAACGAAATGTTAAGACAATGAATTTAGATGAACTATCAGTGCATGATGCGGCTGTGATTATGAATCAAGAAGACCAAGGCGTCGCCGTCGCCGTGGCGCGTGCTTTGCCAGAAATTGAAATTGCGATTACGAAAACAATTGCAGCATTTCAAGCGGGCGGCCGGTTAATTTATATGGGCGCTGGGACTAGTGGTCGGTTGGGTGTTTTAGACGCCGCCGAGTGTGTGCCAACATTTGGCGTTGACGCGTCAATGGTCATTGGGTTAATTGCTGGTGGACCAAGTGCGATGACGGTGGCGGTTGAGGGTGCAGAAGATGATGCACAGCTTGGCGCACAGAACTTAAAAGATTTACAATTACAAGCGCAGGATATTGTTGTTGGTATTGCAGCAAGTGGGCGGACACCATACGTCATTGGTGGGTTGGACTATGCTCAAAGCGTTGGCGCACAAACGGTTAGTCTAGCGTTGAATCGGCCATCTGTCATTGGAACGCATGCTCAAACGGCGATTGAGATTGAAGTTGGTCCTGAATTTTTAACAGGTTCAACACGCTTAAAGTCTGGTACGGCGCAAAAATTAGTGTTAAATATGATTTCTACGCTTTCAATGATTGGGATTGGAAAAGTTTACAAAAATTTGATGGTTGATGTTCGTCCAACGAATGAAAAATTAGTTGAACGAGCAAAACAAATTATTATTTCAGCCACAGGTGTTGATTATCATGAAGCAAGTGTTAAGTTAGAGTTAGCCGGTGGCGAAGTTAAAACTGCCATTGTGATGATTTTAACTAATAGTAATCGCCAGGAAGCGGAACAAAAATTAGTAGAAGCAAAGGGTTTTGTCAAGCGAACACTATAA
- a CDS encoding glucose PTS transporter subunit IIA, protein MTEDQNAALGRAIFDNIGGPENVEKLIHCMTRVRLTIRDDSKIDFDKLRAIPGVLGVVEDETLQVVVGPGKVNKVAQSMVDMVGVKLGEEFPQTKGTTSLVDETAQNKAAAKAKYNRPSRFKNVLKSISNIFVPMIPAFVGAGMIAGIASILQNMMTAGQLDAGQWTQIIAVLNIIKNGIFSYLAIYTGINAATEFGATPAVGGVVGAVTLLTGMDPELPLKNLFDGQALLSGQGGIIGVIFAVWLLSLLEKRLHRWIPDALDIIVVPTISLLIIGLMTIFVIMPIAGVISTQLVGAINFVLHVGGGFSGFVLGSLFLPMVMFGLHQILTPIHLEMIEKTGSTQLLPILAMAGAGQVGAALALWVKLRHNHSVVEKVKGALPVGILGIGEPLIYGVTLPMGRPFITACLGGGIGGAIIGALGHVGAIAIGPSGIALIPLIANGKWLIYVFGLLGGYAGGFVLTYFFGIPKEELALAQAAKTAQQEKIEQSTPASPVIDSDQNFIFAPFNGEALPLSALSDDVFATGMMGQGVAFEPADGQLMSPVTGVVETIFPTRHAIGLKADSGAEILLHVGMDTVKLNGAGFTPHVIEGQRVQVGTLLMTVDLDAIKAAGYPTTTPMIILNTSDYQVVNVIKNGQIITGEAVLELVK, encoded by the coding sequence ATGACTGAAGATCAAAATGCAGCATTGGGACGCGCGATTTTCGATAATATTGGTGGGCCAGAAAATGTTGAGAAATTAATTCACTGTATGACACGCGTACGTTTAACAATTCGCGATGATTCAAAAATTGATTTTGATAAATTACGAGCAATACCGGGTGTTTTAGGGGTAGTTGAAGACGAAACGTTACAAGTTGTCGTTGGCCCTGGAAAAGTGAACAAGGTAGCTCAAAGTATGGTAGATATGGTTGGCGTTAAGCTGGGGGAAGAATTCCCTCAGACGAAAGGGACAACGTCTCTGGTTGATGAAACGGCTCAGAATAAAGCCGCAGCCAAAGCCAAGTATAATCGACCATCACGCTTTAAAAATGTGCTCAAATCGATTTCAAATATTTTCGTACCAATGATTCCGGCTTTTGTTGGCGCTGGTATGATTGCAGGTATTGCATCCATTTTGCAAAATATGATGACGGCGGGTCAATTAGATGCTGGTCAATGGACACAAATTATTGCAGTGTTGAACATCATTAAGAATGGTATTTTCAGTTATTTAGCAATTTATACTGGTATCAATGCGGCGACAGAGTTTGGTGCGACTCCCGCTGTTGGTGGCGTCGTTGGTGCAGTCACATTGCTGACAGGAATGGATCCTGAATTACCACTTAAAAATTTGTTCGATGGGCAGGCCTTATTGTCTGGGCAAGGTGGCATTATTGGTGTCATCTTTGCAGTTTGGCTCTTATCCTTGTTGGAAAAAAGACTACATCGGTGGATTCCTGATGCATTGGATATTATCGTCGTACCGACAATTAGTCTTTTGATCATTGGCTTAATGACAATCTTTGTGATTATGCCAATTGCGGGTGTTATTTCCACACAATTAGTGGGTGCGATTAATTTTGTCTTGCACGTTGGTGGTGGCTTCTCAGGCTTTGTGCTTGGCTCGCTCTTTTTACCAATGGTTATGTTTGGATTGCATCAAATTCTCACGCCAATTCATTTGGAAATGATTGAAAAGACGGGTAGTACCCAATTGTTGCCAATTCTGGCGATGGCGGGCGCGGGACAAGTCGGGGCGGCTTTAGCGTTATGGGTAAAATTACGGCATAATCATTCTGTCGTTGAAAAGGTGAAAGGGGCATTGCCAGTTGGCATTTTAGGTATTGGTGAGCCATTAATTTACGGTGTGACATTACCAATGGGGCGACCTTTTATTACGGCTTGTTTAGGCGGTGGTATTGGTGGTGCTATTATTGGTGCTTTGGGCCATGTGGGTGCCATCGCAATTGGACCATCAGGAATTGCGCTCATACCATTGATTGCTAATGGTAAATGGCTGATTTATGTCTTTGGTTTGCTAGGCGGCTATGCGGGTGGTTTTGTCTTGACCTATTTCTTTGGGATTCCAAAGGAAGAGCTTGCATTAGCACAGGCAGCTAAGACCGCACAACAAGAAAAAATTGAACAGAGTACACCAGCATCACCAGTTATAGATAGTGATCAAAATTTTATCTTTGCACCATTTAATGGTGAAGCATTACCACTCTCGGCACTTTCAGATGACGTTTTTGCAACTGGCATGATGGGACAAGGCGTCGCATTTGAGCCAGCTGATGGCCAATTGATGTCTCCAGTGACAGGTGTTGTTGAAACAATTTTCCCGACCCGACATGCGATTGGATTGAAGGCCGATTCAGGTGCTGAAATCTTGCTGCATGTTGGCATGGATACTGTTAAGTTAAATGGCGCAGGTTTCACACCGCACGTTATCGAGGGTCAGCGGGTTCAAGTTGGCACATTATTGATGACCGTTGATTTAGATGCGATTAAGGCAGCCGGGTATCCAACGACAACACCGATGATTATTTTAAATACTAGCGATTACCAAGTCGTAAATGTTATCAAAAATGGGCAAATAATAACTGGTGAAGCGGTCTTGGAGTTGGTAAAATAA
- a CDS encoding MurR/RpiR family transcriptional regulator: MDSLLARLADESNFTKGEQKIATYLIKNHVEALKLTAEELGKVTGTSGAATVRFAKKMGYRGLPSLKLDLASEMASTNFEDLSEITKGESVNAIFGKMGTRFKLIPDAIQQRNSDVTIERVIDKIESAERIFVYGIAASSLIAQDLQQKFMRIGLSVIFNPDFHQMVTTLQALGKKGDLAISISESGKTPEILLFQKISQELQLTTVALTSDKNSSLAKRCDLALFSFSQIFSNVRSASTTGLASQFFLVDILFYSYLSRNFDDGIAHVLNTRNRIDGELRHLDK, encoded by the coding sequence ATGGACTCATTATTGGCACGTCTAGCAGACGAATCAAATTTCACAAAAGGTGAACAAAAGATTGCCACATATTTAATCAAGAACCATGTTGAGGCACTGAAATTAACGGCTGAAGAATTAGGAAAAGTTACTGGGACTAGCGGTGCGGCGACGGTTCGTTTTGCAAAGAAAATGGGCTATCGTGGCTTACCTAGTTTAAAATTGGATTTGGCTTCTGAGATGGCAAGTACCAATTTTGAGGATTTATCTGAGATTACTAAGGGTGAAAGTGTCAATGCCATTTTTGGTAAAATGGGGACCCGATTCAAATTGATTCCTGATGCAATTCAACAACGTAATTCTGACGTAACAATTGAACGTGTGATTGATAAAATTGAGTCCGCTGAACGAATTTTTGTGTATGGTATTGCCGCTTCATCACTGATTGCACAAGACCTCCAACAAAAATTTATGCGTATTGGGTTGTCAGTTATTTTTAATCCGGATTTTCATCAGATGGTGACGACTTTACAGGCGCTAGGAAAAAAAGGCGACTTAGCAATCAGCATCTCTGAGTCGGGTAAGACCCCTGAAATTTTGCTGTTCCAGAAAATAAGTCAAGAATTGCAATTAACAACGGTTGCACTGACCAGTGATAAAAATAGTTCACTGGCTAAACGTTGTGATTTGGCACTCTTTTCATTCTCACAAATTTTTAGTAATGTCCGTTCGGCATCAACAACGGGACTGGCCTCGCAATTTTTCTTAGTTGATATTTTATTCTATAGTTATTTGAGTCGTAATTTTGATGATGGGATTGCGCATGTATTAAACACGCGAAATCGGATTGATGGTGAGTTACGGCATTTGGATAAATAA
- the rplM gene encoding 50S ribosomal protein L13, translated as MRTTYMAKPGEIERKWYIVDATDVPLGRLSTVVATILRGKNKPTFTPHIDTGDNVIVINAANVALTGKKATDKIYYHHSNHPGGLKERKAGDLREKNPQRLIELSVQGMLPKGTLGRQQGLKLHVFADANHNHEAQKPEVLDITNLI; from the coding sequence ATGCGTACAACTTATATGGCAAAGCCAGGTGAGATCGAGCGTAAGTGGTACATCGTTGACGCAACTGACGTACCTTTGGGTCGTTTGTCAACGGTCGTAGCAACAATCTTGCGTGGTAAGAACAAGCCTACATTTACCCCTCATATCGACACTGGTGATAACGTTATCGTTATCAACGCAGCCAATGTTGCATTGACTGGTAAGAAGGCAACTGACAAGATCTATTATCACCATTCAAATCACCCAGGTGGTTTGAAAGAGCGCAAAGCCGGTGACCTTCGTGAAAAGAACCCTCAACGTTTGATTGAGCTTTCTGTTCAAGGAATGTTGCCAAAGGGTACTCTTGGTCGCCAACAAGGTTTGAAGCTTCACGTATTTGCTGATGCAAATCACAATCACGAAGCACAAAAGCCTGAAGTGTTGGATATCACTAACCTAATCTAA
- the rpsI gene encoding 30S ribosomal protein S9: MATVQYYGTGRRKNSVARVRLVPGNGAITINGKSAEDYIPFANLREVMIQPFNATETLGNYDVLVNVNGGGFSGQSGAIRHGISRALLEVDPEFRGALKSAGLLTRDSRMKERKKPGLKKARKASQFSKR, from the coding sequence ATGGCTACTGTACAATATTACGGAACTGGTCGTCGTAAAAACTCTGTTGCGCGTGTACGTTTAGTACCTGGTAACGGTGCAATTACTATCAACGGCAAGTCTGCTGAAGACTATATTCCTTTCGCTAATTTGCGTGAGGTTATGATTCAACCATTTAACGCTACTGAAACTCTAGGAAACTATGATGTATTGGTTAACGTTAACGGTGGTGGCTTCTCAGGACAATCAGGTGCGATCCGTCACGGTATCTCACGTGCATTGTTAGAAGTTGATCCTGAATTCCGTGGTGCATTGAAGTCAGCAGGATTGTTGACTCGTGACTCACGTATGAAGGAACGTAAGAAGCCTGGTTTGAAGAAAGCCCGTAAAGCTTCACAATTCTCAAAGCGTTAA